CCTGGACAGTCTGCAACAGGCGGCGCAGATCGCAGTCTCTCTGCCGGCTCCGTCTCGGCTGCGCCTTTGGAGGCCCCTGTCTCACTTGCTGGCGTCGAGGGCTTCCAGGTGGTGCGACTGCTGCCGTACAGCCCTGCTCACAAGGCTGGCCTCGTTCCCTTCTTCGACATTATCACTGCTCTTGACAAGGTTCTTCTCGACTCAGAGGggaaggcggcgctgtcgttcTTCAAGAGCCACGTGGCCAACCACCTCGACCAGCCCGTCTGCTTCACTACTTTCAATCTGTACAGCCGCACATACCGCGACGTCTACTGCGTCCCGTCGGACGAatggggcggtggtggcctGCTCGGGTGCAGCATCGAATGGACTCGCGCGGACGCTTGCCCAGAGCGTTGCGTGCACGTTGTCGATGTGCTGGAGGGCAGCCCTGCCGCGTGCTCTACAGAGCTGCAGGCAAATCGGGATTACATTATCGGCATGCAGACTGTCCAGGAGACGCTCATCACACTCATAAAGAGTCAGAAGGATTTCTACAGTCGACTGGAGGCGTGGCacgaggagcagcgctgGGCGCTGGAGCGGAAGCAGCTCTTCCCAAATGAGATGGTGGAGGTGCCGCatgtgctgctcttcctcgtgTACAATAGTGAGAACAACACtgtcgaggaggtggaggtggagatgGGCACTAACCCAGATGCAGCGGTAGGCATCAGCGTCGCCACGGGTCTGCTGCACATCATCCCCTCAGTCGTCACCTCCGCCGACCTTGCCGCCGGGACTTCGTTACCAGTCATGAGAAAATTCGCCTCTGTCAGGCGTAGCGTTGTGATGCCGACcagagcgcagcagcaggagcaccAGCTTCTGCAAGACGTTTCTCTTACCCGACCTGTGGGGGCTGCGCCTCAACTGCAAGAGCAGTCTCAAGAGTCAACATTTTCTtcgcagccaccaccacgcttGCCTtcgccgcaggaggcgcatgcacgctgcgccgtcgtggGCTCGCCAGAAGCGCACACGATGACTAACCCTCACGAGCCGCCGATGAACTCGTATCCACAACCGTGCccgccacggccgcagctgcagcagcaaccaaCGGAGGCAGCCCTCTACGCAATGCCACCGCTGGCCTCCTTCAACGTagccccgccgccgcgtgaTGGTGCGGCCGGGgcaaccgccgctgccgccgtacAAATGGGGCAGAAGCCGTTCAACCCTTTTGCGAACGAGGCGTCGCCGGACTATGACGTGCTGGAGGGTGCACCGCTGGCACGCGAGGGCGTGATGGCTGCTGAATACCACCTGGGGCAGCATGCACCCACAACGGAACAGTCGTACTCATTCTCTTACCCGCCACTATCGTCCCAGCCCCCGCCGCTTTCAGCGTGTCCTCCCGCCCAGATGAACGGCTCTCACAAccatgctgctgctccgccatcttgttctgcaccgccgtcgccaccacagcagctgcacgtgaCAACTATACCCGCATTCTCCAGTCAACGGATGCCCCCTCCATTGCAGTTTCCGGTGTTCCctggcgcagccgcagcgaagAGAGCTCCGGCGTAACTGCGATTCATGCTACTAAAAATGTGTTGACCCTTACGCTAGTTGTGCTCCCCCCCTGTCTCCGCACTTTCTGGCGCCGGTGTACTTCTCCGCGTCTGCATCTCCGTCCGCGGGCTCATCGCGCTGACGATTAACAGGGTGATGCAGTACTTTCTTGTGCTGGGCGAGGAGGCAAGAGAAAGACGGGGCAGAGCAAACAGCACTTGAGATGACAGAAAGGGACGACGcaaagcaaaacaaagacagagagagaaagccgAATCCAGAGAGGGCAGGGCGGGGCGGCGagcacgcgtgtgccgttCGCCGCGTCTTTACTatcctctcttctctctctgaaTGTTGTTCAACATGCATTAGTGTAGAAGTTCTTTTCTTATTATTGTTGTGATTGGGCTTCTGCGCGTGTAGCTGAATGTTCCGTGCACCGCGTTGATGTGCCgagcctctctctcccacgTGTTACTCGCTCGCTTTTTAATTCTCATTTGCCCCCATGCATGTGTGACGCGTGCGGACTACCGGGTGGGCCGTGCCTTTGCTTTTCCTCTCCATCGCATGACGTGTGCTGAAGGACACGGGATCGCCCCTGCAGTGAGGCGAAGTTGTGGTGCTGGTCTGcatctatgtgtgtgtatatgtatgtgtagCGAGAGAGGTGCTGGCCGGGGAAGAGCGGTGGGGGTGACCTAATGACGAGAGTGTGCTTGAGGACACCACGACGACGCAGAGGCTGTTTTCGTGCTCTCGCGATGTCTGCCTCGTCGat
This genomic stretch from Leishmania infantum JPCM5 genome chromosome 33 harbors:
- a CDS encoding putative Golgi reassembly stacking protein (GRASP homologue) yields the protein MGQDQSRAKGGQPGQSATGGADRSLSAGSVSAAPLEAPVSLAGVEGFQVVRLLPYSPAHKAGLVPFFDIITALDKVLLDSEGKAALSFFKSHVANHLDQPVCFTTFNLYSRTYRDVYCVPSDEWGGGGLLGCSIEWTRADACPERCVHVVDVLEGSPAACSTELQANRDYIIGMQTVQETLITLIKSQKDFYSRLEAWHEEQRWALERKQLFPNEMVEVPHVLLFLVYNSENNTVEEVEVEMGTNPDAAVGISVATGLLHIIPSVVTSADLAAGTSLPVMRKFASVRRSVVMPTRAQQQEHQLLQDVSLTRPVGAAPQLQEQSQESTFSSQPPPRLPSPQEAHARCAVVGSPEAHTMTNPHEPPMNSYPQPCPPRPQLQQQPTEAALYAMPPLASFNVAPPPRDGAAGATAAAAVQMGQKPFNPFANEASPDYDVLEGAPLAREGVMAAEYHLGQHAPTTEQSYSFSYPPLSSQPPPLSACPPAQMNGSHNHAAAPPSCSAPPSPPQQLHVTTIPAFSSQRMPPPLQFPVFPGAAAAKRAPA